tgaagtgactcccttgcaggtcgggagcccccgggggctcgaaccgggactcttaccccgatccttgcgcttggcgacacgtgcgcttaacccgctgcgctaccgcccgactgtttttttttgtttgtttgtttgtttttaagacaaagaaaaactgagagggggacgGGGAAGTAGAGAGGGCGTAAAAAGGAGGCattcacaacactgcttcaccacttgtggcgctttccccttgcaagtggagaccagaagCTCTGTCCcaagtaatgtgtgcgcttaagcaagtgcgccaccacctgtcctccACTATGCGCCTTCATGTCTGCACATGAGGCTTCAGCCAGCTGGGTCCCCACAATGACTTACTGCCCAGTCACCGCTCTGAAACAGTCCCCATCCCACGGGGACACCAGTTCCATATATGGTGCAAGAGAAGATGCGTGAAGTTTGGGCAATGAGAACGGGTGACTTTGCAGGATATTCTTTCCCTGGCTGGAGCAAAGGGGAAGAGGCCTGGCCACCATACTGTCCTAaccctggctggctggctggccttgCCAGTACCAAGCCTTGCATCCTGGCGATTTTCCACAAGGATTAAAGGCTCTCACACCCCCACCGTGGCTTTGGGTGTTGACTTAACTTCCTTTTCACCCTTTGCCAAACTACGATCCAGAACATTAACAGTGGCTAGGCCAGGGAGAGTAGTAGCATTTGGAAGGCATTGTTGTGACTGACCAGAAAGTTTCCTGACACCTGGAGCCCTAGGGATGATGCCCCTTATCAGAGGCCAGCTGGGGGAAGCTGGCTCGCTATGGTCTCCAAAAGTGACTTTGGCAAGTTCTTAAAGTGGAGAATCCAGGATTCTACAAACATCTGCAACCTCAGTTcacccaagttaaaaaaaaaagggggggggagtgggggctggaaaggAATTCTGGCACTGGATACTGCCCCTTCAGTTTTCTCTTCAGCAGCAAACTATGAGCTGCTCAAACTATGAGCAGCAAACTATGAGCAGGTCCTATTCCCTCTGTCCTCTGGGCAAATTGATAGGGATGGCTGGGCTGATTAACTCTGTCCTATCCTTAAAGGTGTATGAAGACCAAAGGATCCCCCCATTCATCTACAGAGTGTCTGTCAAGATCTGAAGGAACCACATGTGCATGGGGGTCAAGAGCAGTCTAACTCCACACAAGATTCCCAAGAATAGCCGCCTGCCTCCAGGGCAGCTAAAACCTGAGTGAGAAGGCACAGCCTTTACCTGCAGCTTAGAAGCCCTGAGTCCAGCTGGACACCCATTCTGTCCCATCTCAACTGTTCATACTCGGGAGCTGGACTCCATGATGGCAGAGTTGAACCAGATCAAAATCCAGGTGAACAGCCTGATGCAGAGACTGGAGCACATGGGCCAAAAGAGGGCTGGGCTTCCAGGTCAGGCCACACAACACAGATCCCTGCAAGTTCTCTTGGTCCACACACACAGGAAGGTTCTGGGGTACCCAGGGCCCTTCCTTAAATTTCCTTACCTATCCCACTCCTTCCAGTTGTTTCTGACTTAAGCATCTTTGTGGCTGCCTCTAGGTTTaatgctttttaatttaaaaaagatattttatgggagccgggcagtagcgcagtgggttaagcacaggtggcgcaaagcacaaggcataaggatggagcccccccccccccaacctgcaggggagtcgcttcacaagtggtcaaacaggtcagcaggtgtctctctctccctctctgtcttcctctcctctctccatttctgtcatatccaacaacaacatcaataataaaacaagggcaacataaaggagtatttaaaaataaattttatttcttggataaagagaaatcgagagaagggaaaggtggagtgggggaagagacacctgcagccctgctttaccactcgtgaagcttcccccccctacaggggcttgaacccagatccttgcatgtgtgCATTTAAaagggtataccaccacctggcccgttttatttttatcagagcactgctcagctctagctcatgGTAGTGTGAGAAACTGAAcctggttttatttttatgatccCCATGCACATGTGGTTCCCCCAGATCTTGACAGATATTCTGTAGATGAATGGGGGGGGTCCTTTGGTCTTCATACACCTTTAAGGACAGGACAGTTAATCAGCCCAGCTATCCCTATCAATTTGcccagaggacagagagaataggacCTGTGGTTTTTGTGAGCAAGGGAGGAACTCAGGTTTGTGTAGCAGCTAGCCCAGTGCGTTGGAGGCAGGCATGGTTCCCATTACAGGAAATGCCCAGATGACCAACTTGGAATTCTAGGCTAAAATATCTTTAGGAGGGAGTGGGATTCTGAGTACTGTAGAATGTCACTGATATGGCACGACTCCACACCCTGTGTCTGAGAACCAGCTGGTAAACTTATTAAACCCCAAATTTTCTGCCCTTTTCCTGACCCTGGCTGCAGGGGCTGCCTGCATTGTACCATGTGACACAGGAAAACCATGGCACATTGATCTCCCTAGATAAATATTCATACCTAGCTAATACCCTCTGGGTAGGAACTGGAAGGATTTCTACCCTagcaaacaaaactctcctgccccAACTGGTAGTATCTAAAGACCAACCAAGCACCCACTACTCTTTCAGTTATCTCAACAAGAGCAGGACTGCTGGAGGTTGGCAGTgatgagtcccccccccccccaactctcagCTCTGCTCCTAAGTAAGCTGGGTCCTCACTACTGCAGtaacacctgcagtgggaagactAAGTCAGACGGAGAAATAACATTATTTTGCCTAGTTCTGGGGTCTCAGGAAAAATCTAGACTAGCACTGAGCTGTTTGCTTTGAAAGGCTGCTGTCAAAGCTGCCTGAAGACATCAACAGATTTTACCATATATTTTCTACAGGTAAAAAATGACATGCTGAGAAAAATAATCAGTAGGAAGCTGATACTTCCGAGTACATTAGCTACAGTACCTTCCTAGGAGGCTCACTCCCTTGCCTTATGTGGTTGTTAGGTCTCCTGGAAGCACCTTTCCAGGGCAGGAGCAGAAGTCTCCCTGTGGTGTCTAAAGCTTTTGGAGGCTGTTCCCAAATAGTTGGGGGCTAGTAGGAGACTGCTGACTACCCAGCATCAATTTATCATCTTCATAACCTTAAGGCCATCTTGCAAGGTGTAGCTAGACAACTACTTTTCCTGGGAACATCATATGCCAATGCAGACTGGAGTTAAGTGCCAGCTGTTACCCCCTCCTGAGGAGGCAGCAGTCATGTCTTGATATATTAAATGTGGCTCTTTCTACAGTTGTGGTGGAAGCACAGGAAAACACCCATGTACCTACAGTCCCTTTccattccaaaactgaatcatAAAGTTCTTGGTATGTGCTCCTTATAACCTCTTTTGTTTCTAGGCTCCCCGCCCAGACTACAAAAGCATCTATCAAAATAGGCGTTTTGGGAgacaggcggtagctcagcaggttgagcgcacgcggcacgaagcgcaaggaccggcataaggatccaggttcaagcccccagctccccacctgcagaggagtcacttcacaggtggtgaagcaggtctgcaggtgtctttctctccccgtcttcccctcctctctccatttctttctgtcctatccaacaatgacgacatcaataacagcaacaataaaacaagggcaataaaagggaataaataagtatataaaaaaggTTCAAAATAGGCATTTTAGGAGTCGGGCgatggtacagcaggttaagcacacatggagcatagcgcaaggacaggcttaaggatcctggttccaggccctggctccccacctgtagtggtgaagcaggtctgcaggtgtctgtctttctctctccctctgtcttcccctcctctctccatttctctctgtcctatccaacaacaacatcaataaccacaacaatgttaaacaagggcaacaaaagggaaaataaataataggcaTTTCATTTTGTCTTGTTCTCATCTTGTGATTGATGTGATGTTATGTATTTCAATACCTGTTctggggaaaacacacacacatacctacaAATCTCCAAGTCTCATTCTGATCCTTGGGCTGCTCAAGGTCAGCTCTTCCTAGCTGGGCAGGCCCATGAAACACAGGTTTGAGGGCAGAGAGGGTGCCAGGTCATCATCCTACCTTCTTTTAATCCAGACCAGAGCACAACCTGCAGGGCTCAGGAGCCACAGGAAGGGGAGATACCCTTGTGGCTAAATATGTCAAATATGCTGGCTGTTCTCTACAGAATTGTCAGGCTGTGTCTACTTTCCCAACATGCAAAGTTTTCACTTTTATTAGTTCACCTGCCTCTCTCCGAGAGTCAAATCTAAGCAAGGAACATCAGCTATTAAGCCAGCAGTAGACTCTGGCTTCCACTAAGAACATGACCCTTTCCAGCTACTCAACTCTGAGCTGTGATCTTGCCTGACACTAAACAAGGGGCCAGGGGTGCTCAGAATGGTCCTGGGTTCATGCAACCCTTCTCCACTCTTGTCACGACTCAGCAGTGGCCCTGACTCTGGTACTTATGGGGCAGCTTTTCCATCCAAGCACATTTTCCTCCATCAACTCTGCCTAAGCACCGGGCAGCTAGTTCGGAAGAGTTTTGCTCTTTTAAACCCTGTACAAAAACAGAAGACACAGAAGGTTCTCAGAGATATAAAAGGGCTGTTGTTTTAACTCAGATATAAGTGAGAAGGCGCAGCCCTCTTCATTCTCTCAAAAGTAGTCCAGTTATCTAGAACTGAGTCCGACTGGCCTGCAGAGTCCATCCCTTACAAAGTCCTAACTCCAGGCTCCATTTTCCAGCTAAGTCCAACTGAAGTCCTTTCCAACTTCACTGGGAGGCAGCTCAAGTAGAAAATATCCTTGGATTGCACAACGGGGGATGGGGGGGAAGTGTGGAGACAAGAGTTCCAGTACTGCTGTCCGAGCGCCAGTTCTGCGCGCACCTCCCCACATCTCCCGAGCTGGCTTctcagcttggggggggggggggggcggggggcctgGAAGTTGACTGTGAGGATCCTTCCGGGGGGTGAGGTGCGGGTGGGGCAGCCGGTTGTTCCTCAAGCCCGCGGTTCAGGGCGGCGCGGCGGCGGCCCTCTGGCGAGCGGCGCGCACCAGGCACTGCTGCAGGACCGGGTAGATGCGCTGGCAGCCCTCAAGGCCCAGGCGCACGGCCTCGGCCCAGCTCTCGGTCGGGCCTCCCTCCCCGCTGCCCAGCAGCCcggccacctggttaagcactggcATGAGCGCCACGGTCAGGCCGGCGGCGGCGCGCTCCTCCTCCAGCCGCGTGGGGTCCAGCAGCCAGGCGGGCGCGGGTCCCGGCGCGCGGCTCAGGCCGCAACCCACCACCAGGTCGTACATCTCCACGCCCGCGTCGGCCAGAGCGAGCGAGGCGGCCGTGAGCGCGGCGGCCAGGGCCGAGCCGCCGTCCTCCAGCAGCAGCGCCGACACTTCGAGCTGCGCGCGCGGGTAGCGGCCCAGGCGCACGGCCGGCTCGAGCGCCTCCTGCAGCGCCAGCGCCAGCTCGCGCTCCTCGCAGCCGCCCTGCGGGGCGCGGCGTCGGCGGCCGGAGAAGGGCGCGCGGCGGAACTCGCAGAGCAGCCGGCCGCGCAGCGCCGCTGGGGCTTCGCCGCCCGCTCCGGCCGGGCCGCTGCCGCGATCACTGCCCTCGGCCTGGCGCGGGCCCGATACCGCGCACAGCACCTTGGTGCCGCCCGCCTCCAGGTAGGCCGAGCCCTTAGCCTGGCTCAGCAGCCCCGCGCGCGCGAACACGGGTCGCAGTCGCGTGGGGTCGCGATCAGCCGGCCCCTCCTCCTCTTCGGTCGCGTACAGTTGCGGCGGCTGCGACTCTTCCGGCCCGCGGATGCGGCGGTGGTCCCCCGGCATGGCGGCCCGGCGTGAGAGACGCTTCCGCCCGTCCGCCTGGCCCGCTCTTCCGCCCGCTTAAAGCCGCGCGCCCGCGCGAGGGCTGTCGGGATAGCGGCGGGCGGCACTGGCCCGCCCCCTGCCGCTCTGGAGGAAGAACGGCAAGCTGCAACTAGGAATCCCGAGACCAAGATGGACTCATTCATGCATGGAGCTGGCAGCCCGAAGTAAAAACTGGCCCTGTTGATCTCTAGCATCCCAGGACAGGGCAAACCAGGGCGTAGGTCTTCCTTTCATTTGTGATTGTGTTTTTTTGTATCCCCGGCATTCATTTGTTAAAGTTAAGAGCCCTGCTGTGCTCAGGATAAATGACCCTGGTACCAGGACCAGTCTGCCGTGCTGAAGAGGATATGAAGTCTGGCAGATTCTGCACAGGCAAGTACACATCAAACCTCCCCACGGATTTTTCCAAACCTAGCTGTCTGTCAACGTAGGTGATTAGATCTGGGGCCAGGACAAGATTTCAATGCTCAAAGCCCACCTATGGGCCAAGAAAGCAAGAATGATAAGAGATACGGCAGCCACTGGAGTCAGTGTTGGCAACTGCCACAAACACCTCCTCTACCAGAAAATACCTCAGATACCACCCCATGACCTCAACACTGGAAGGGAAGGGTGGAGatgatagcataattgttatggaaAAAGATTCTCagggtggtcccggaggtggcatggtggataaagcattggactctcaagcatgaggtcctgagtttaatccccggcagcacatgtaccagaatgtctggctctttctttctctcctcctttctcattataaataaataaataaataaataaataaataaataaataaataaaacaacaagggcagcaaaagggaataaataaaatattttttaaaaattaaaaaaaaaattaaaaaaaatcagacccTCAACCACCCCCACCCTGAGTTAAATactataaccaaaaaaaaaaaaaaaaaaaaagaggaggaagaggaaaggacaTAAACATAAGGACTGAAAAGATTCACCTACAAAAGACTCCATGAGAGCCTTTCTGCTTCCAATAACTCCTTGAATCATCTTCTATTGAATGACTAATAAGTAACTGTCCCTATCTCACTTCACTTCCACAAATGTCTTGAGACCATCCCAGAAGCCATTTCCAACATTCAGGCGCTTAAGACTGGATAGCAAGGACTACAACCAGAAACCAGCAGAAGCTACACCATTTGTTTGACCAACATCCAGGGAGTCATAGGTATCAAACAAGGGAGCACCAAGTGGAGGGGTGGGAGGAAATGCTTGAAATCACATGGCATCAAATATTGCACATGGTCCTTTTATTCTCTGCAGCTCCCCCATTCCCCCGCCCCAAATCCCTTTGCAGACCAGAGGCTCAGGTCCGCAGGGAACTTTTATCTACAGTCTTGAGACTGACAGTGATAAATAGCAACAGCCGGGGTAGTAGTTCTAGACAGATGATGCTGATGTGAAAGACTCAGGATAGAAATGTAATGTGGGTGTTGAGTCATAAGCCAGCTATCAGGTTGACTTCCAGTTACTGCTGGGTTAGGAGGACATATGTGATGATTTAAAGGTCCCGCGATGTCCTTGTGGCTGATGGAGAGCTTCTGGCTGGACGGATATATCTGGGTAAAGGGCAGAAACTTCCTAGAGGAAGCTGTCACTTCCTTCAGTTCTGCACATCTCCCAGGTGGAGCTGGGCAAAAGAAGTGGCCAGCTGCAGCGCCTCCTGTAGACAGCCCACATTTTTGCCTGTGGCCTGAGCGGACACATCTTTGCCACCACCTTTGCCATCCATCAGGCCTGATACTTGCTGTACCCACTCGCTGGCTTTCAGGCCCCGATTGGCTGCATTCTGAAACACAAGAAGGGGAAATGGGAGTCAGGATAGAAGACAGGATTGAGGGAGGCAAGAAGATAGGTAGGAAAAAGATATGGGAACCAGAGATACCCATTTCTGACAGAGACTGACCCAGACCTTACAGCTGGCATTATGGCCAAGATGAAGCATACCAGGTAGCAAGCCATGTATCAGCCAGGACAGTCAAAAATATTCAtcaaggagggaaagggacattGGAAGATGTGACCACCAGGTAGGTGGAAGAACAGCCATTTCTAATAGCAGTTGCACAAAAAGATATTAATCTTGACAAACAATCCTATAAACTGAACTCCCTCAGAAAAGCTACACATCATCACTTCTTGATGGCACATTGTTGTAAGGTTTGGGAGATTACTGCAGTCTCACCTGGGGGACTTGACATAAGCAGGTGATCTTGCCAGCCTCATTATCCACTGTGAAAAGCATGGCAGATGTCTGGGGGGAATGTGTCTTGAAGAGCTTCAAGGCTTCATTCAGAGCCTGTAAAGAGAACTGGATGTTAGGGCATGGGCATAAGTGCAGGCAAGTTTGCAAGCTCATTTCTCAGAGTATCCCTCATCCCCACACCCTAATAAAAGTAAGCATAAGTCTGAAGAGCCTAAATGCAAAAGATCTAAGCACAGGGCCTTGTACAAATTCCAGCTCTGGGATTTGCTTTCCACTGCTAGGATCTTAGATCTCTAGCTATGTGATCAGCTTGATTGCAATCTTAAGAGTAGACCCTAAGGCAACCACAATACTTAGAGCAACCAAGCTCACACTTTAGCCACTGGAGGGCTGATAAGGTCCCAAGGGAGGATGCAGGCAGTAAACAGGCTCAGAGCAGTGTCTAACAACCCAAACCCTAAATTGCCTTGGCTGAAGCACCACTCTCCATCTCCAGGATGACAAGGGGTTGGTTGGGATTGCTGTCAATGAGCTGCTTTGTCTTCTCCAACACCTGCAAAGAAGGAATTCCAGTAAAGAAGCTTCAGATCAAAGTTCTAGTCTCCCACAATCAGATAGTAAGTAGTCTACACAGTTTTTCCCAGCAAATCTTATTGGCTCCTTTCTAGCCACTACTACCAGAACTCACTCGCTTCTGGACATCCGCTTTGCTAGCACGGTCTAGGTCATCCATGATCTTCTTCAGAGATTTGAGGTTCTCTCGGAACTCATCCTTCTGCCACTGAGGGATGACTGCAGTAGCCAGGGCCTGTAACCAGAACCAGAAGACCATTTGGGTCTGGACCCCAAAGTGCTAAGATTTTAGCTTTGAATTCTAAACTCCTTCTCTGACTAGTGTctagaaaagaggaagggaagaaaaaaggagtgaaagaggaaggagaaaacaaaaagcTGCTTGCTAGCCTTGATAACATGCACTTTAAGAGCAAGTACAGTAGTTGTAACAAGTAGGACTGGAGACAAAGGGTCAATGAACACAGCCAGTGATAGCCTTACAGGACATCCCTGGATACTAACAAATACCAAGAAGCATGGACATACATAGTGGGCACCCAAAGCACTTCTTCCCAAACCACACCAGTGTCCACTTGTGCTTGGAATAGGCACTCCTGCCATTGGCAGAGGTTCCAGGTATCCACAGGCCAGGATCTACAGAGTTCCCTTTGTAAAGCTAGAGGTCAAAGGAAGTAGCCCAAAGGCCTACTTCAATGAGAACCAGGATGCTAGAATTTCTTAAAAACAAAGAGTGTCTTATTTATGATGCCTAGGAAACAGCAgctaggaggaagaaagggaggctgCCCCTACCTCACCAAGGTcagcaatttctttctgtacatcCTTGTTTGGTGCAGTCTGAGCCTTCACTTTGGCCTCCATGACAGAGAGAGACTTCTTCAAGCTCTCTGCTTTCCTGAGGGCCTGGCGGAGGGGGGTGGAGGGCAAGGAAGGAAAGTGAGGGTTAGAGACTCCAGGTCAAGGAAACTTCACATTCACTATTCTGTCTATAAATAACCATGGCAAATGCTGACGGCAGGCTATGAAATAACAAACACTTCACCAAGACTGGAAGTTTCCTACAGGGTGTAAATGCTTATAATCTTGTGCCCAAGAAAGGAGCACCTTTCTCACAACCCTGGCCAACAAAACAGCTACACCAACTCAGATTCAAGGGATAACAACAGAATTTCAGTCCAGAGTCTTGCTTATCTCATGAAATGGTCACCTCTCAAACTTAGCACCAAGTAAACTGCCCCAGAGCAACTGTTCCCATTCTCCATAGTCAGGCACCTCTGGGGAGATGTGGGTGAGAATGCTGAGGCCAATGGAAGTAACAGCCAAATTATGATTTACCATGCCAGACACAACGGCTATATCATGGAGTGGAAAGcagaatttacatttattttttaaattttagtggtctgggaagtggtgcagtgtacaatgcactggactctcaagcttgaggtcctgagtttagtccccagcagcacatgtaccagagtgatgcctggctctttctcattCTAATGAAAtcttgttaaaaattaaaaaataataaacctattaaaaatataattatttaattttataggcctgtaagaaaataagaggggaagtagagataatgaaggagaaagagacacctgtagcaataCTTCagtgctcataaagcttctccctgaggtggggagtgggggcttgaacctgggtccttgtgtgtgttaacatgtatgttcaattgGATGCACTATTGCCTAGCCCCTACACagacatatatattttctttgtctctctttctacagagtactgctcagctctggtttatggtggtttgggggatttaacctgagaccttggcatcacaggcatgagaatctgtttgaataaccattatgctatcccctccaacctcatatatatatatatatcttgtaaaGAATAAACCTCAAATGGCAAGAAGTTTTGCATGGTGATGGCTTATTTAAGCCAGGTAAGAGTAAATGGAAGACATCCTGGGAGCAGCACTGTCTATACTTCCAattctgactttaaaaaaatttttttaaaatatttatttattttcccttttgttgcccttgtttttgttgtggttattgatgtcattgttgttggataggacagagaaaaatggagaaggggaagacagagaggggaagaggaagacagacacttgcataccagcgtcaccacttgtgaagcgacccccctgcaggtggggagccgagggctaaaacagggatccttatgccggtccttgcgttttgcgccacgtgcgcttaacccgctgcgtcaccacccaactccccacttctGACTTCTATGGCCACATGTCTGTCTGCACTATAGCTTCAAGACCCAAGTTTCTCCTATCAGATTCAAGTTAGCCACCAATCTACACAAACTGCTCACCTTCTGAGCTTCTGCCCCTGTGACAGCTACAATCCTCCGGATGCCTTTGGCAATAGCTTCTTCACTCACAATCACAAATGCTGCTGCATGACtggaattctgcaggtgtctgatggCAGAACACAAAAGTATTTTGTAACAAAGCAGTCTAGGGGTCCTGGTTTTTACTGCCCACCGTGCCCACCCACAGTAGTCCTTAGCTGGTAGATACAATTCTTATGAGGTATCTGCTTTCAATAGGAACCTTCAgggaaagtgggggaaaaaaaacccttaaTGTTTAAGGGAAtttcagttgtgttttttttgttgtttttttttttttttttggctctagagttattgctggggcttggtgcctgcaaatccactgctcctggaggctactttttcccttttgttgtccttgttgtttatctgttattattattgttgttattggtgtcattgttgttggacaggacagagagaaatgaagagaggaggggaagacagataggggagagaaagataagacacctgcagacttactgcATCGCACATGAAGCAATCCCCGTTgcaggtggagccaggggctctaaccaggatccttacacggtttGTGCACTTTGTCGCCATGTatgctgaacccactgtgctactgcccagctccccatgaataccagatttttttttaaagaaatcttttttttaacgttttttaaaatttattcatttattcccttttgttatccttgttgttttattgttgtagtcattgttggataggacagagagaaatagagaggaggggaagacagaaagggggagagaaagttagacacctgcagacctgcttcaccgcctgtgaagcgactcccctgtaggtggggagccgggggctcaaaccaggatccttgtgcaggtccttctgctttgcgccatgtgcacttaacccgctgtgctactgcccgattccctaaatttatttattaatgaaaaagataagaggagagagagaaagaaccagatatcacagatagcactctggtacatgtgctgctggggactgaactcgtgaactcatgcttgagaatccattgctttatccactgcaccacttctcgGACCACTTAATTTCAGATTTTTTGTATGAACAAATTTAACCCTAGCCCATCTAAGCCTACATCTCTGTTTTTGAAAGGTGGTTCCTATGCTCTAAAGACCATCAGTCAAAGGCTGAGGAgatcacaatggttatgcaagagattttcatgccaaagttttttttttttaatatttatttatttattccctttatgttgcccttgttttattgttgtagttattagtattgttgttgttgttgtcttcgttgttggatagaacagagagaaatggagagaggagaca
The DNA window shown above is from Erinaceus europaeus chromosome 2, mEriEur2.1, whole genome shotgun sequence and carries:
- the EXOSC6 gene encoding exosome complex component MTR3 encodes the protein MPGDHRRIRGPEESQPPQLYATEEEEGPADRDPTRLRPVFARAGLLSQAKGSAYLEAGGTKVLCAVSGPRQAEGSDRGSGPAGAGGEAPAALRGRLLCEFRRAPFSGRRRRAPQGGCEERELALALQEALEPAVRLGRYPRAQLEVSALLLEDGGSALAAALTAASLALADAGVEMYDLVVGCGLSRAPGPAPAWLLDPTRLEEERAAAGLTVALMPVLNQVAGLLGSGEGGPTESWAEAVRLGLEGCQRIYPVLQQCLVRAARQRAAAAPP